One segment of Pyrococcus sp. ST04 DNA contains the following:
- a CDS encoding helicase C-terminal domain-containing protein, protein MLEYFPYKSLRPNQKEFIELVRESVKKGESLIVEAPTGFGKTISVLAGVLPYAISFGYKVIYLARTHKQMDRVIEELKAIRSVARVSGVEFRSRKDLCLHSYIQTFAQDAYTSMIVCKSLRKLGKCQFFENIKSKKEQVKEIIEFFLERPSFPSEVLEYSQLLELCPYEITRKVGEKANVIVASYLYMINPWIRQAFMDSLGVDYSDLIIIFDEAHNVPDQAISALSDRLSVRSIERAIKEAHEYGEDDIEQFLLVFLKGLEIIYNKRLENYETPEVPLKPEEIFEHPLFILGYSSKDLVEIINYMVEIGDAIREDKIERNLPPRSYVGRVGEFLWNWLSLAGREDYLHLFSRERNLALELVALDPSVALDFLKEVHSAIFMSGTLTPLEAFRDIIGVEAKTKKFPRMVKSENAIVLVARDVSTRGEERSPSLYKKIAEYILEAVSIIPKNVGVFTASYEVLEGILSTNVHIKIEEDIGKKVFIEKKDATSRENDAMIAEFKKEAKKEGAVLFGVMGGRNSEGQDYSGDEMNGVVLVGIPYARPTPRVQAQIRYFEKKFPGKGRYYGYILPAHRKLAQAAGRVHRSAEERGSIVILDYRALWNNVKKDLPDWIVETMQPVTLPLMKIKLKRFWRLGNEH, encoded by the coding sequence ATGCTCGAGTACTTTCCCTATAAATCACTCAGACCAAATCAGAAAGAATTCATTGAATTAGTTAGGGAAAGCGTGAAAAAAGGAGAAAGCCTAATAGTCGAGGCCCCAACAGGCTTTGGCAAAACAATCAGCGTTCTTGCTGGAGTTTTACCCTATGCAATTTCCTTCGGGTATAAGGTTATATATCTTGCCAGAACTCACAAACAGATGGATAGAGTCATAGAAGAGCTTAAAGCAATAAGAAGCGTTGCACGAGTTAGCGGAGTTGAGTTTAGAAGCAGAAAAGACCTCTGTCTCCACAGCTATATCCAAACCTTTGCTCAAGATGCATACACAAGTATGATCGTATGCAAAAGTCTGAGAAAGCTCGGAAAATGCCAGTTTTTTGAAAATATAAAGAGCAAAAAAGAACAAGTCAAGGAGATCATAGAATTTTTCCTCGAAAGACCTTCATTTCCAAGCGAAGTCCTTGAGTATTCTCAACTGCTGGAACTTTGTCCATACGAGATAACAAGGAAAGTTGGAGAAAAAGCTAACGTAATAGTGGCCAGCTACCTCTACATGATAAACCCATGGATAAGACAGGCCTTTATGGACAGTCTGGGAGTTGATTACTCTGATTTAATAATAATATTCGATGAAGCACATAACGTTCCCGATCAGGCTATCTCCGCCCTAAGTGACAGGTTAAGTGTAAGAAGTATCGAAAGGGCTATTAAAGAGGCCCATGAGTATGGAGAAGATGATATAGAGCAGTTTCTCTTAGTATTCCTCAAAGGCCTAGAGATAATATACAACAAAAGACTTGAAAATTACGAAACCCCAGAAGTCCCCCTAAAGCCAGAAGAAATCTTTGAGCATCCACTCTTTATTTTAGGATATTCAAGCAAAGACCTCGTGGAGATTATAAACTATATGGTCGAAATTGGAGACGCAATAAGGGAGGATAAAATTGAAAGAAACCTTCCCCCTAGAAGTTATGTGGGAAGGGTAGGGGAGTTCTTATGGAACTGGCTTTCTCTGGCAGGAAGGGAGGATTATCTCCACTTATTCAGCAGGGAAAGAAACCTTGCTTTGGAACTAGTGGCTTTAGATCCTTCAGTTGCCCTAGATTTCCTTAAAGAGGTTCATTCTGCAATATTTATGTCGGGGACACTAACACCCCTAGAGGCTTTTAGGGATATAATCGGTGTGGAGGCAAAGACCAAGAAGTTCCCGAGAATGGTAAAGTCAGAAAATGCAATAGTTCTAGTTGCCAGAGACGTTTCAACGAGAGGAGAGGAAAGAAGCCCCTCATTATATAAGAAAATTGCCGAGTATATCCTCGAAGCCGTAAGCATAATTCCAAAGAACGTTGGGGTATTTACGGCATCATATGAAGTCCTTGAGGGGATTTTGAGCACCAACGTTCACATTAAAATCGAGGAAGATATTGGAAAGAAGGTGTTCATTGAAAAGAAAGATGCAACATCAAGAGAAAATGATGCAATGATTGCAGAGTTTAAAAAAGAGGCTAAAAAAGAAGGAGCAGTTCTTTTTGGAGTCATGGGTGGAAGGAACAGCGAAGGACAGGATTACTCGGGAGATGAAATGAACGGGGTTGTCTTAGTTGGCATACCCTATGCTAGGCCAACTCCAAGGGTCCAGGCCCAAATTAGATACTTTGAAAAGAAATTCCCGGGGAAAGGAAGATATTACGGATATATACTCCCAGCTCATAGAAAGCTTGCTCAAGCCGCTGGAAGAGTTCATAGATCCGCCGAGGAGAGAGGAAGCATAGTAATCCTCGATTACAGAGCTCTATGGAATAATGTTAAAAAAGACCTTCCCGATTGGATTGTTGAAACGATGCAACCAGTAACGTTACCCCTAATGAAGATAAAGCTTAAAAGATTTTGGAGGCTTGGAAATGAGCATTAA
- the ilvB gene encoding biosynthetic-type acetolactate synthase large subunit translates to MKMSGAKALVKALEKQGVRHTFGIIGGSIMPVFDELLDSDIRHITTRHEQGAAHAADGYARVSGRPGVAITTSGPGATNLVTGIATAYMDSSPIVAITGQVPTYMVGKMAFQETDIINITKPITKWNYQIQRPEEVPKAVKMAFTIATLGRPGPTLLDFPKDAQTGEAEMNFDVDVSQYVTPWRPPKLDACPEEVKKAVDMILSAERPVFIVGGGVVWSGATDEVLAIAEYLLIPIMATFMGKGAVPENHPLYVGNLGMHGKIAANKLLPETDLIIAVGMRWSDRTVSEFENFAPNAKIIHIDIDPKEVGKNVKVDLGIIGDAKRVLRAIYSEIIRRVKKRESWPWLEKVKEFKEKYKEELVPIDGNYLRPPEILKELRKILPEDAIVATEVGQNQMWVALFFPILKPRTFITSGGLGTMGFGFPASIGAKVAKPDKVVVDIAGDGSFMMSERELATAVNENIPVIVIILNNSSLGMVAQWQRMFYNRRYVATYFKNPDFAKLAEVYGANGFRAETMDELIRAVKEGMNSDVPTVIDVPIHPEDDVLPMVPPGEHISNVVTRY, encoded by the coding sequence ATGAAAATGTCGGGTGCGAAAGCGTTGGTAAAGGCCCTGGAAAAGCAGGGCGTGAGACACACGTTTGGTATAATAGGTGGAAGCATAATGCCTGTATTTGACGAGTTGCTGGACAGCGATATAAGGCACATAACCACTAGGCACGAGCAGGGAGCAGCACATGCAGCTGATGGATATGCGAGAGTTTCAGGGAGACCAGGGGTTGCAATAACGACATCAGGACCAGGGGCAACAAATCTTGTAACGGGAATAGCAACCGCATACATGGATTCTTCTCCAATAGTGGCAATAACTGGTCAAGTTCCGACCTACATGGTAGGGAAGATGGCTTTCCAGGAGACGGATATAATAAACATAACCAAACCAATAACGAAGTGGAACTATCAGATACAGAGGCCTGAGGAAGTTCCAAAGGCCGTAAAAATGGCCTTTACAATAGCTACTTTGGGAAGGCCGGGCCCAACATTGCTCGACTTTCCAAAAGATGCCCAAACTGGGGAAGCTGAAATGAACTTCGACGTCGATGTTTCTCAGTATGTAACACCATGGAGACCTCCAAAGCTGGATGCATGCCCAGAGGAAGTCAAAAAGGCCGTTGATATGATACTTTCCGCAGAAAGGCCTGTATTTATAGTTGGTGGGGGAGTGGTCTGGTCAGGTGCAACAGACGAAGTCCTTGCAATAGCAGAGTACCTGTTGATACCGATAATGGCCACCTTTATGGGAAAGGGTGCGGTTCCCGAGAACCACCCGCTATACGTTGGGAACCTAGGGATGCATGGTAAGATAGCAGCAAACAAACTGTTGCCAGAGACAGATCTAATAATTGCCGTTGGAATGAGGTGGAGCGACAGAACTGTGAGTGAATTCGAAAACTTTGCTCCAAACGCTAAGATAATCCACATAGATATAGACCCCAAGGAAGTTGGAAAGAATGTTAAAGTTGATTTGGGAATAATTGGAGATGCTAAGAGGGTTCTCAGAGCAATATACAGCGAAATAATCAGGAGAGTTAAAAAGAGAGAGAGCTGGCCATGGCTAGAAAAAGTTAAGGAGTTCAAGGAGAAATACAAGGAGGAGCTTGTTCCGATTGATGGAAACTATCTGAGGCCCCCGGAGATATTGAAAGAGCTCAGGAAGATACTACCAGAGGATGCAATAGTGGCAACGGAAGTTGGTCAAAATCAGATGTGGGTAGCACTATTCTTCCCGATTCTAAAGCCAAGAACTTTCATAACCTCCGGCGGCCTTGGAACAATGGGCTTTGGATTCCCGGCCTCTATAGGTGCAAAGGTCGCAAAGCCCGATAAAGTAGTCGTTGATATAGCGGGAGACGGAAGCTTCATGATGTCAGAAAGAGAGCTAGCTACAGCTGTAAACGAGAATATTCCAGTAATTGTGATAATACTGAACAATTCATCTCTAGGAATGGTTGCACAATGGCAGAGAATGTTCTACAACAGGAGGTACGTTGCAACTTACTTTAAGAATCCTGATTTTGCAAAGCTTGCAGAAGTTTACGGAGCGAATGGGTTTAGGGCAGAAACTATGGATGAGCTGATAAGGGCTGTTAAGGAAGGAATGAATTCTGATGTTCCTACCGTTATAGATGTCCCAATACACCCGGAGGATGACGTTCTGCCAATGGTTCCTCCGGGAGAGCACATTTCAAACGTTGTAACGCGCTATTGA
- the ilvC gene encoding ketol-acid reductoisomerase — protein MVKVYYDDEVSMDILKDKTVAVIGYGSQGEAQAKNMRDSGVHVILGLRPNGNSWKRAKEDGFEVYTIEEAVQKADIVHILIPDLVQPKVYKEKIEPYLREGQALGFSHGFNIHYKQIVPPEYVDVIMVAPKSPGRRVRETYLEGFGVPALIAVHQDYTGKAKELALAMAKAIGATRAGVIETTFKDETESDLIGEQIVLVGGLIELIKKGFEVLVEMGYPPELAYFEACNEAKLIMDLIYERGFTGMLRAVSDTAKYGGLTVGPMVIDDHVKENMRKAAERVRSGEFAKEWIAKADRAKEVLEELMKPIEEHEIERVGKFIRKMSGLEK, from the coding sequence ATGGTGAAGGTATACTACGACGATGAAGTTAGTATGGACATACTGAAAGACAAGACAGTGGCCGTAATAGGGTATGGAAGCCAAGGAGAAGCACAGGCCAAAAACATGAGGGATTCAGGAGTTCACGTGATACTCGGGCTGAGACCAAATGGAAATTCCTGGAAGAGAGCTAAGGAGGATGGATTTGAAGTTTACACCATTGAGGAGGCGGTTCAAAAGGCTGACATCGTGCACATACTCATTCCAGATCTCGTTCAGCCAAAGGTCTACAAGGAAAAAATTGAGCCCTACCTTAGAGAGGGACAGGCTCTTGGTTTCTCCCATGGCTTTAACATCCACTACAAGCAGATAGTTCCACCGGAGTACGTCGATGTCATAATGGTAGCTCCAAAAAGCCCGGGAAGAAGAGTGAGGGAAACTTACCTTGAAGGGTTCGGTGTTCCAGCGCTGATTGCAGTTCATCAAGACTACACAGGAAAAGCCAAAGAGCTTGCCCTAGCAATGGCCAAGGCCATAGGAGCGACTAGAGCAGGAGTCATAGAAACAACATTCAAGGATGAGACTGAAAGCGATCTCATAGGGGAGCAGATAGTCCTTGTCGGCGGCCTTATAGAGTTGATTAAGAAAGGATTCGAAGTCTTAGTGGAAATGGGGTATCCACCAGAGCTGGCATACTTTGAGGCATGCAACGAGGCCAAGCTGATTATGGATCTCATTTATGAAAGGGGCTTTACAGGAATGCTAAGGGCTGTTTCAGACACAGCAAAGTATGGAGGCCTTACCGTTGGTCCTATGGTTATTGATGATCATGTCAAGGAAAATATGAGAAAGGCTGCTGAGAGAGTCAGGAGCGGTGAATTTGCAAAAGAATGGATTGCCAAGGCGGATAGGGCCAAGGAAGTTCTTGAAGAACTCATGAAGCCCATTGAGGAGCATGAGATAGAGAGGGTTGGAAAGTTCATCAGAAAGATGAGTGGTCTCGAGAAGTGA
- a CDS encoding 2-isopropylmalate synthase, translating to MRKIKIFDTTLRDGEQTPGVSLTVEEKVEIAKQLARLNVDVIEAGFPISSPGEFEAVRRIAREVEGPTIAALARAVKKDIDRAGEALKDAENKRIHTFIATSPIHMKYKLRKSPEEVKKLAVEAVEYATKYTDDIEFSAEDATRSDWDFLVEVYEAVIEAGATTINVPDTVGYTTPEEFYELIRYLKKNIPNLKDVTISVHCHDDLGLAVANSLSAIRAGADQVEVTVNGIGERAGNAALEEVVVALDTRKDFYKVETGINLSEIARTSRLVAHLTGIEVPPNKAVVGANAFAHESGIHQDGVLKERTTYEIIDPKKLGFSGSKIILGKHSGRHAFRKKLEELGYKLSEEEFERTFAKFKEIADRKKGLTDLDIEAIIQEELGKGREKYHVEVLHVTSGKISTATVRVYWNGSEKIEASWSRNGPIDALFSAINKALGLDCKLKEYRVTSVTSGRDALGEVLVRVEHNGEIYVGRGLSTDIIEASAQAYLNAINRIRRW from the coding sequence GTGAGGAAGATAAAGATATTTGACACGACCCTTAGAGATGGAGAGCAGACCCCGGGTGTTAGCCTGACTGTTGAGGAAAAGGTTGAGATAGCTAAACAGCTTGCAAGACTTAACGTTGATGTAATCGAGGCTGGATTTCCTATATCATCCCCAGGTGAGTTTGAGGCCGTTAGGAGGATAGCGAGAGAAGTTGAGGGGCCAACTATAGCGGCTCTCGCAAGGGCTGTGAAAAAGGACATTGATAGGGCAGGAGAAGCCCTTAAAGATGCCGAAAATAAGAGGATTCATACTTTTATAGCGACATCCCCTATTCATATGAAGTATAAACTCAGAAAAAGTCCTGAAGAAGTCAAAAAACTGGCGGTTGAAGCGGTTGAATATGCTACCAAGTACACAGATGATATAGAATTCTCAGCGGAGGATGCAACAAGAAGCGACTGGGACTTTCTAGTGGAAGTTTATGAGGCAGTAATAGAGGCGGGGGCAACTACCATAAACGTCCCAGATACCGTTGGATATACAACCCCCGAGGAGTTCTACGAGCTTATCAGATACCTGAAAAAGAACATCCCCAATCTGAAGGATGTTACAATAAGCGTTCACTGTCATGATGATCTTGGCCTGGCAGTGGCGAATTCACTCTCCGCTATACGAGCTGGGGCAGATCAAGTTGAGGTAACGGTAAATGGGATAGGAGAGAGAGCCGGTAACGCAGCCCTTGAAGAGGTAGTTGTAGCGTTGGACACCAGGAAAGACTTCTACAAAGTGGAGACTGGGATAAACTTGAGCGAAATTGCAAGGACAAGCAGACTTGTTGCTCACCTAACAGGGATAGAAGTTCCTCCAAACAAGGCAGTTGTTGGTGCGAATGCATTTGCCCATGAATCAGGAATTCACCAAGATGGAGTCCTTAAGGAGAGGACAACTTATGAGATAATCGATCCAAAGAAGCTGGGCTTCTCTGGAAGCAAAATAATCCTTGGAAAGCACTCGGGGAGGCATGCATTTAGAAAGAAGCTCGAGGAGCTTGGATACAAATTGAGCGAGGAAGAATTTGAGAGGACCTTTGCGAAGTTCAAAGAGATAGCAGATAGGAAGAAAGGTCTCACCGATTTGGATATAGAGGCAATAATACAGGAAGAGCTTGGTAAGGGGAGAGAAAAGTATCATGTTGAAGTGCTCCACGTTACATCAGGGAAAATCTCTACGGCAACCGTTAGGGTTTACTGGAATGGGAGTGAAAAAATAGAGGCGTCATGGTCAAGAAATGGTCCTATAGATGCCCTATTCTCGGCTATAAATAAAGCCCTGGGGCTGGATTGTAAGCTTAAGGAATACCGTGTAACCTCTGTAACTTCAGGTAGAGATGCCCTTGGAGAGGTTCTCGTTAGAGTTGAGCATAATGGGGAGATCTACGTTGGTAGGGGGCTTAGTACTGATATTATTGAAGCGAGCGCTCAGGCTTATCTCAACGCAATTAATAGGATAAGGAGGTGGTAA
- the leuC gene encoding 3-isopropylmalate dehydratase large subunit, whose protein sequence is MGMTIAEKILAEHAGKEEVKPGEIVMAKLDFMLGNDVTTPLAIKKFRELGVERVFDPERIAIVLDHFTPNKDIKAAEQCKFAREFAREQRIKYFFEGGNVGVEHCLLPELGLVLPGDLVIGADSHTCTYGALGAFATGVGSTDLAVAMATGEAWFRVPETMKFVYEGDLQPWVTGKDLILYTIGDIGVNGALYKVMEFSGEVIEKLSVEQRMTMTNMAIEAGAKTGIIEPDKKTIEYVKERAQRDWKIYRSDEDAKYYKVIEYKVENIEPQVAFPHLPENTVPISKAAKMDIKIDQVFIGSCTNGRIEDLRMAAEVLEGQKVAPWVRLIIIPCSPSVYWKALKEGLLEIFLEAGAVIGPPTCGPCLGGHMGVLASGERAVSTTNRNFVGRMGHPKSEVYLANPYVAAASAVLGRIASPEEVVK, encoded by the coding sequence ATGGGCATGACAATTGCTGAAAAGATCTTAGCTGAACACGCCGGAAAAGAAGAAGTTAAACCGGGAGAAATAGTGATGGCTAAGCTTGATTTTATGCTTGGCAACGATGTAACAACTCCACTAGCTATTAAAAAATTCAGAGAGCTTGGGGTTGAGCGGGTATTTGATCCTGAGAGAATAGCAATAGTCCTCGATCATTTTACCCCAAATAAGGATATAAAAGCCGCCGAGCAGTGTAAGTTTGCTAGAGAATTTGCAAGGGAACAGCGGATAAAGTACTTTTTCGAGGGAGGAAACGTTGGTGTGGAGCACTGCCTTTTACCAGAGCTCGGCTTAGTGCTTCCAGGGGATCTTGTCATAGGAGCAGACTCCCACACCTGTACCTACGGTGCACTGGGAGCATTTGCAACTGGAGTGGGGAGTACTGATTTGGCTGTTGCAATGGCTACTGGTGAGGCATGGTTTAGAGTTCCAGAAACTATGAAGTTCGTCTACGAAGGAGATCTTCAACCCTGGGTTACAGGCAAAGACTTAATCCTTTACACCATAGGGGACATTGGTGTTAATGGAGCTCTCTACAAGGTTATGGAGTTCAGTGGTGAAGTGATAGAAAAGTTATCCGTAGAGCAGAGAATGACAATGACAAATATGGCTATAGAAGCGGGTGCAAAGACGGGGATAATTGAACCAGATAAGAAAACGATAGAATACGTAAAAGAAAGGGCTCAGAGGGATTGGAAGATTTACAGAAGTGATGAAGATGCTAAGTACTATAAGGTTATTGAATACAAGGTTGAAAATATAGAGCCCCAGGTCGCATTTCCTCATCTCCCAGAGAACACGGTTCCCATAAGCAAGGCCGCTAAAATGGACATAAAAATTGACCAGGTCTTCATAGGGTCGTGTACTAATGGAAGGATAGAAGACCTTAGAATGGCGGCTGAAGTCCTTGAGGGTCAAAAAGTTGCCCCCTGGGTAAGGTTAATCATAATCCCATGTTCGCCAAGCGTTTATTGGAAGGCACTAAAAGAGGGTCTTCTGGAAATATTTCTTGAAGCAGGTGCTGTCATTGGACCTCCCACCTGTGGCCCATGCCTTGGGGGCCATATGGGAGTCTTAGCTTCTGGGGAGAGGGCAGTCTCCACAACAAACAGAAACTTTGTAGGAAGAATGGGACACCCAAAGAGCGAGGTTTACCTTGCAAACCCATACGTTGCGGCTGCTTCTGCTGTCCTTGGAAGGATAGCTTCTCCTGAGGAGGTGGTAAAATGA
- the leuD gene encoding 3-isopropylmalate dehydratase small subunit, whose translation MKVRGRAWKYGDHVDTDVIIPARYLNTSDPKELAQHVLEDLDPEFRFKMKPGDIIVAGENFGCGSSREHAPLAIKAAGVSCVIAKSFARIFYRNAINIGLPILEAPEAVDRIDTGDELEVDFSTGEIRNLTKGEVYHANPFPDFVMEIIKAGGLIEWTKRRLAK comes from the coding sequence ATGAAGGTTAGAGGGAGGGCATGGAAGTATGGGGATCATGTTGATACAGACGTCATAATCCCTGCTAGGTATCTAAACACCTCAGATCCCAAAGAACTTGCTCAGCACGTTCTGGAGGATCTCGATCCAGAGTTCAGGTTTAAGATGAAGCCTGGAGACATAATAGTGGCAGGAGAAAACTTTGGGTGTGGAAGCTCTAGAGAACACGCTCCTCTTGCAATAAAGGCTGCTGGAGTTTCATGTGTAATAGCAAAGAGCTTTGCAAGAATATTTTACAGAAATGCAATCAACATAGGATTACCAATTCTCGAGGCTCCTGAGGCCGTTGACAGAATTGATACCGGAGACGAGCTTGAAGTTGACTTCTCAACGGGCGAAATAAGGAATTTAACAAAGGGAGAAGTCTATCATGCAAATCCATTCCCTGACTTCGTTATGGAGATAATAAAAGCTGGAGGACTCATTGAGTGGACAAAAAGGAGGTTGGCAAAATGA
- a CDS encoding 3-isopropylmalate dehydrogenase, giving the protein MIKIAVIPGDGIGKEVVAEGLKVLKKIEQLANVSFDFQEYPFGADHYLKTGETLPDWAIEEFRNFDAIYFGAIGDPRVKPGVLEHGILLKLRFSLDLYINLRPVKLYHPRLTPIKGKEKIDMIFVRENTEGLYAGAGGFLRRGTPQEVAIQEMINTRYGVERAVRFAFEYAKKTGRKKVTLVDKANVLTYAHDLWQRVFAEVSNDYPEIETDHYYVDAMAMKMIRSPEIFEVVVTPNMFGDILTDLGAEIVGGLGLAASGNIHPGRVSMFEPVHGSAPDIAGKGIANPLAAILTASLMLEHLGLDKAAHMIEKAVARVIEENKVTPDLGGSLKTNEVGDAVVEALEVLWDEEG; this is encoded by the coding sequence ATGATAAAAATAGCTGTAATTCCTGGGGATGGAATAGGCAAGGAAGTAGTCGCTGAGGGTCTCAAAGTTTTGAAAAAAATTGAGCAACTGGCTAATGTTAGCTTTGACTTTCAGGAATATCCCTTTGGGGCCGATCACTATCTAAAAACAGGTGAGACACTCCCGGATTGGGCGATTGAAGAGTTCAGGAACTTCGACGCAATATACTTCGGGGCAATAGGAGACCCCAGGGTCAAACCTGGAGTTCTGGAGCACGGAATATTACTGAAGCTTCGCTTTTCACTTGACCTTTACATCAACTTAAGGCCTGTGAAGCTCTACCATCCAAGGCTCACTCCAATAAAAGGGAAAGAGAAAATAGACATGATCTTTGTGAGGGAGAATACTGAAGGATTGTATGCGGGAGCTGGCGGTTTTCTCAGGAGAGGAACTCCCCAGGAAGTGGCAATTCAGGAAATGATAAACACAAGATATGGTGTTGAAAGAGCAGTAAGGTTCGCGTTTGAATATGCAAAGAAAACAGGGAGAAAGAAAGTCACACTTGTTGACAAGGCGAACGTCCTTACCTATGCACACGACCTCTGGCAGAGGGTCTTCGCAGAGGTTTCAAATGATTACCCCGAGATAGAGACTGATCACTACTACGTAGATGCCATGGCAATGAAAATGATCCGCTCTCCCGAGATTTTTGAGGTCGTAGTTACTCCGAATATGTTTGGTGATATTCTCACGGATCTTGGGGCGGAAATAGTTGGAGGATTGGGTCTTGCGGCCTCAGGAAACATACATCCGGGAAGAGTTTCAATGTTTGAACCTGTTCACGGATCAGCTCCAGACATAGCGGGGAAGGGAATAGCTAACCCTCTTGCGGCAATACTAACGGCATCCCTAATGCTCGAGCACTTAGGATTGGATAAGGCCGCGCATATGATAGAAAAAGCCGTTGCTAGAGTTATAGAAGAAAATAAGGTTACCCCTGACTTGGGTGGAAGTTTGAAGACAAATGAAGTTGGAGATGCGGTAGTTGAGGCCTTAGAGGTGTTGTGGGATGAGGAGGGTTGA
- the cimA gene encoding citramalate synthase — protein sequence MRRVELYDTTLRDGAQMEGISFSLEDKLKITQKLDEFGIHYIEGGWPGSNPKDIEYFKAVKDLPLENSKIAAFGSTRRPRLRPEEDPNLNALVDSEAPIATIFGKSWDLHVTDALRTTLENNLQMIMDSIEYLREHGMKVFYDAEHFFDGYKANPEYAMQTIKAAEEAGAERIILADTNGGSLPSFVKQVVERVREEIKVPLGIHAHNDSELAVANSLMAFEAGVIQIQGTINGYGERCGNANLISIIPALELKYGIEVVGKEKLRKLKELAYFVAELANMEIPRNQPYVGDSAFAHKGGVHVSAVLKNPRTYEHIDPELVGNRRKVVVSELSGRSNLIYKARELGIDLDENDPHLQEIVKKIKELEFLGYHFEAAEASLELLVEKIRGRYKPFFELERARVISEILPGQQPISEATVVVKVDSKRVHTAAEGNGPVNALDLALRKALTEFYPELREIKLVDYKVRVLGSEKGTAAKVRVLIQTSDGKRSWGTVGASTNIIEASLNAIIDSMEYWLMKECDKNEKRCGKEGH from the coding sequence ATGAGGAGGGTTGAGCTCTACGATACTACCTTGAGGGATGGCGCCCAAATGGAGGGGATAAGCTTCTCGCTTGAGGATAAGCTTAAGATAACTCAAAAACTTGATGAATTCGGCATTCACTACATAGAAGGAGGATGGCCGGGATCAAACCCTAAAGATATAGAGTACTTTAAGGCTGTCAAAGATCTTCCATTAGAGAACTCCAAAATAGCCGCGTTTGGAAGTACTAGAAGACCCAGACTTAGACCAGAAGAAGATCCCAACTTAAACGCTCTAGTTGATTCTGAGGCCCCAATAGCAACAATCTTCGGAAAAAGCTGGGATCTTCATGTTACAGATGCCTTAAGAACAACCCTTGAAAACAATCTGCAGATGATAATGGACTCAATAGAGTATCTTAGAGAGCACGGAATGAAAGTCTTTTACGATGCAGAACACTTCTTTGATGGTTATAAAGCGAATCCAGAATACGCCATGCAAACAATAAAAGCCGCTGAGGAAGCTGGGGCTGAAAGGATAATCCTTGCAGATACCAATGGTGGCTCTCTCCCTTCCTTCGTTAAGCAGGTTGTGGAGAGGGTTAGGGAAGAGATAAAAGTTCCGCTTGGAATACATGCCCATAACGATTCTGAGCTGGCTGTTGCCAACTCTTTAATGGCATTTGAGGCGGGAGTGATCCAGATACAAGGGACAATAAACGGATATGGAGAGAGATGTGGAAATGCAAACTTAATCTCCATAATACCTGCATTGGAGCTAAAGTACGGAATCGAAGTCGTTGGAAAAGAAAAGCTGAGAAAGCTTAAGGAACTCGCATATTTCGTCGCTGAGCTGGCTAACATGGAGATTCCCAGAAACCAGCCTTACGTTGGGGATAGTGCCTTTGCTCACAAAGGAGGAGTTCATGTTTCGGCAGTTCTTAAGAATCCAAGGACATACGAACACATAGATCCGGAGCTTGTGGGCAATAGGAGGAAGGTTGTTGTTTCAGAGCTTTCAGGAAGAAGCAACCTCATATACAAGGCTAGGGAACTCGGCATTGACCTGGACGAGAACGATCCGCATCTTCAAGAAATAGTTAAGAAGATAAAGGAACTTGAGTTTTTAGGCTACCACTTTGAGGCCGCTGAGGCATCACTGGAGCTTTTAGTAGAGAAGATAAGAGGTAGATACAAACCATTTTTCGAGCTCGAAAGGGCTAGAGTGATAAGCGAGATCCTCCCAGGACAACAGCCAATATCCGAGGCAACAGTCGTCGTTAAGGTGGACAGCAAAAGGGTTCACACGGCAGCTGAGGGTAACGGCCCTGTTAACGCTCTGGATCTTGCATTAAGGAAGGCACTCACTGAATTCTACCCGGAGTTGAGGGAGATAAAGCTGGTGGATTATAAGGTTAGGGTTCTCGGAAGTGAGAAGGGAACTGCGGCAAAAGTTAGGGTTCTCATTCAGACAAGTGATGGGAAGAGAAGCTGGGGTACCGTTGGAGCTTCTACAAACATAATAGAGGCAAGCTTAAACGCAATAATAGACAGTATGGAGTACTGGCTTATGAAGGAGTGTGATAAAAATGAGAAGCGATGTGGTAAAGAAGGGCATTGA